The following proteins come from a genomic window of Xiphophorus couchianus chromosome 19, X_couchianus-1.0, whole genome shotgun sequence:
- the LOC114133786 gene encoding matrilin-3-like, translating into MLSKRKRISDIRSLCFLFFSGSDACSQGHDCQHICVNSGSSYVCKCRLGYSLNMDRKTCSRLDACIQGHDCQHICINNGVSYNCKCRIGYMLNSDQKTCSQEMRSEISEDACMCEAQIVFQKKVQSAIQELTWKISELSDKVNDIEGTFQH; encoded by the exons ATGCTctccaaaagaaaaaggatttcTGATATCAGAAGTCtctgcttccttttcttttcaggctCAGACGCATGTTCTCAGGGACATGACTGCCAGCATATATGTGTCAACAGTGGAAGCTCATATGTCTGCAAGTGTCGGCTGGGATATTCGCTCAACATGGACAGGAAGACATGCTCAc GTTTGGATGCATGTATTCAGGGACACGACTGCCAGCATATCTGTATCAACAACGGTGTTTCTTACAACTGCAAGTGTCGAATAGGATACATGCTAAATTCAGACCAGAAAACATGTTCAC AGGAAATGAGGAGTGAAATTTCAGAAGATGCCTGCATGTGCGAAGCTCAAATTGTGTTCCAGAAAAAAGTGCAGTCAGCCATTCAAGAGCTCACCTGGAAAA TTTCTGAACTTTCAGACAAAGTAAACGACATTGAAGGCACATTCCAACATTGA
- the LOC114133787 gene encoding matrilin-3-like, translated as MVSLVWKVVVVFGILAVGSQGSLPQPRSQRRVSPVRYDRSENLASSVEAQSEERFQEVRRGDQRRVLLQRGARKDADIYLRHEGLRDDAATRTNCKNRPIDLVFIIDSSRSVRPAEFKKAKEFLQAMVDSLVIGRDATRVGLVNYASTVKIEFLLNTFFDKSSVMQALGQVEPLASGTMTGMAIRTAMEKAFTKEAGARSASMNIAKVAIIVTDGRPQDKVEEVSATARASGIEIYAVGVDRADMASLKLMASQPHDDHVFYVETYGVIEKLTSKFRETLCGLDPCDQGHNCQHICVNSGDSYICKCRPGYILNPDKKTCSRADACTQGHDCQHICVNTRDSYMCQCRTGYVLNTDKKTCSRMDSCSSEHNCQHICVKSGDSYVCMCRKGYLLNADNKTCSRSDPCALGHDCHHICENSDASYVCKCRAGYVLNTDQKTCSRKTKL; from the exons ATGGTTTCGTTAGTGTGGAAGGTGGTGGTGGTCTTTGGTATCCTGGCGGTGGGATCTCAGGGCTCTCTCCCACAGCCCCGGTCACAGCGTCGGGTGTCTCCAGTGCGCTATGACCGATCAGAGAACTTAGCATCGTCTGTAGAGGCGCAGAGTGAGGAACGCTTTCAGGAGGTCCGGCGGGGTGACCAGAGAAGAGTCCTGCTGCAGCGGGGCGCGCGGAAAGATGCCGACATCTACCTGAGGCACGAGGGACTGAGAGATGACGCAG CAACAAGAACTAATTGCAAAAATCGCCCTATTGACCTGGTTTTCATCATAGACAGTTCCCGCAGTGTGCGCCCTGCTGAGTTTAAAAAGGCCAAGGAGTTCCTGCAGGCCATGGTGGACAGCCTGGTTATTGGCAGAGATGCCACTCGTGTCGGCCTCGTTAATTATGCGAGCACAGTCAAAATTGAGTTTCTCCTCAACACTTTTTTTGACAAATCCTCTGTGATGCAGGCACTCGGCCAAGTTGAGCCCTTAGCTTCAGGCACCATGACAGGCATGGCCATCAGGACCGCCATGGAGAAAGCCTTCACCAAGGAGGCCGGGGCCCGATCCGCTTCCATGAACATTGCTAAGGTGGCTATTATAGTGACTGATGGGAGACCTCAGGACAAGGTGGAGGAGGTGTCAGCCACAGCCAGAGCATCTGGGATTGAAATCTATGCAGTGGGAGTTGACAGAGCTGATATGGCTTCCCTGAAACTTATGGCCAGCCAGCCACATGATGACCATGTCTTCTATGTGGAGACCTATGGTGTGATCGAGAAGCTTACGTCTAAGTTTAGGGAAACTTTGTGTG GTTTGGATCCATGTGATCAAGGACACAACTGTCAGCATATTTGTGTCAACAGTGGTGACTCGTACATCTGCAAGTGTCGCCCTGGCTACATCCTGAATCcagacaagaaaacatgctcac GTGCAGATGCTTGTACCCAGGGACATGACTGCCAGCATATTTGTGTCAACACCCGTGACTCGTACATGTGCCAGTGTAGAACTGGATACGTGTTGAACacagacaagaaaacatgctCAC GTATGGATTCATGTTCTTCAGAACATAACTGCCAACATATTTGTGTCAAAAGTGGAGATTCTTATGTTTGCATGTGTCGCAAAGGATATTTGTTGAACGCAGACAACAAAACATGCTCAC GTTCTGATCCATGTGCCCTTGGACACGATTGCCatcatatttgtgaaaatagtGATGCATCATATGTCTGCAAGTGTCGGGCGGGATATGTGTTAAATACAGACCAGAAAACATGCTCACGTAAGACAAAGCTATGA
- the wdr35 gene encoding WD repeat-containing protein 35 — protein sequence MFIYLSKKIAIPNNVHLKCLSWNKHQGFIACGGEDGLLRVLKLETQTDDSRLKGLAAPSNLSMNQTLEGHSGAVQVVTWNERNEKLTTSDQNGLIIVWMLYKSAWYEEMINNRNKSVVRSMSWNADGQKICIVYEDGAVIVGSVDGNRIWGKELKGSQLAHVAWSPDSKILLFGMANGEVHIYDNQGNFIMKMNISCLAGATGAVSLAGIHWYAGAGGYSEPDCPCLAICFDNGRCQIMRYENDENPVYIDTLMNVISIQWNHCGSVLAVAGSLRATNMDKEYNVVQFYTPFGEHLRTLKVSGKHLSGISWEGGGLRIALAVDSYIYFANIRPDYKWGYCCSTVVYAYTKPERQEYCVVYWDTKNNEKFVKYVKNLTSITTSGDFCILASKADEKQPQDDVGSETMNLARYVLILCNSIGTPLDSKYIDIDPLFVTMTRTHVITASKEAFYLWQYRVAKKLTALEINQVTRTKKGGRERFYHIDSSPSGGNDDDPDISNTFATTRDPICCITATDKTLIVGRESGIIQRYTLPNVALVQKYSSNSRAHYLSLNCNSSRLAIIDISGLLTLLDLEVRPAGSEGTGDQAAAGDPSKFERKDVWDLKWANDNPDLFAVMEKTRMYVFRNLDPEEPIQTSGYICNFEDLEIKSVLLDEIMKNPERPNKDNLFNFEIRSLRDSRALIEKVGIEDASQFIEDNPHPRLWHLLAEAALQKLDLKTAEEAFVRCKDYPGIQFVKRLGNLQSEPMKQAEVAAYFGRFEEAESMYLNMDRRDLAINLRIKLGDWFKVLQLLDTGSGYSDDALLAQANNGIGDYFADRQKWVKAVPYYLKGRNQERLADCYYKLEDYNGLELLAADLPENHKLLPEIGEMFATVGMCEQAVKAYLKSNQPKAAVDTCVHLNQWNKAVELARTHNMKEIKSLLSKYASHLLEENKTLEAVELYRKAHHFLDAAKLMFKIADKEAKKMSRPLRVKKLYVLAAQLVEDYHEQMKASQQIKAKGKKSEATFALAGLLEEDATSSDNRIIDSAWRGAEAYHFFLLAQRQLHAGYPENATRTALHLREYEDIIPAVEIYSLLALCSAANRSFGTCSKAFIKLESLESLSSEQQQLYEDLALQIFTKYPPKDSRVVEAQGSSEGAEGKLPTCIVTGRPIQEYQFWMCSVCKHCAVEQEISKYNCCPLCHSAVV from the exons ATGTTCATTTACCTCAGCAAAAAG ATCGCCATTCCCAACAATGTTCATCTGAAATGCCTGTCCTGGAACAAGCACCAGGGGTTCATTGCATGTGGCGGAGAAGATGGTCTGCTGAGAGTGTTGAAGCTTGAAACACAAACGG ACGACAGTAGACTGAAAGGTCTTGCTGCCCCCAGCAACCTGTCCATGAATCAGACTTTAGAGGGACACAGTG GTGCAGTGCAGGTAGTGACCTGGAATGAACGGAATGAAAAACTGACAACCAGCGACCAGAATGGACTCATTATTGTGTGGATGCTGTACAAAA GTGCCTGGTATGAGGAGATGATTAACAACAGGAACAAATCAGTAGTGAGGAGCATGAGCTGGAACGCTGATGGTCAGAAGATCTGCATTGTGTATGAAGACGGGGCTGTCATTGTTGGATCGGTGGATG GCAACCGGATCTGGGGAAAGGAGTTGAAAGGAAGTCAACTTGCTCATGTTGCTTGGTCTCCTGACAGTAAGATCCTGCTGTTCGGCATGGCCAATGGCGAAGTACATATTTATGACAATCAAGGAAACTTCATC atgaaaatgaACATCAGCTGTCTCGCCGGGGCAACCGGAGCTGTCAGTTTAGCTGGAATCCACTGGTATGCAGGAGCTGGAGGTTACAGTGAGCCGGACTGTCCGTGCCTTGCCATCTGTTTCGACAATGGAAGGTGTCAGATTATGCGCTATGAGAATGATGAGA ACCCAGTATATATCGACACTCTGATGAATGTTATCAGTATCCAGTGGAACCACTGTGGCAGTGTGCTGGCAGTGGCAGGTTCCCTCAGAGCCACAAATATGGACAAAGAATATAATGTGGTGCAGTTCTACACACCCTTTGGAGAG CATCTGAGAACTCTGAAAGTATCCGGGAAGCACTTATCTGGGATCTCATGGGAGGGAGGAGGCCTGCGAATTGCCCTGGCTGTGGACTCTTACATCTACTTTGCCAACATAAGGCCAGACTACAAA TGGGGCTACTGTTGCAGCACCGTGGTGTACGCCTACACAAAGCCAGAGCGCCAGGAGTACTGTGTAGTTTACTGGGACACCAAAAACAACGAGAAGTTTGTGAAATATGTCAAGAACTTAACTTCTATTACTACCTCGGGGGACTTCTGCATCCTGGCCAGCAAGGCCGATGAAAAACAACCTCAG GATGATGTTGGGTCAGAAACCATGAATCTTGCGAGG TACGTGCTGATCCTCTGCAATTCTATTGGTACTCCTCTGGACTCCAAATACATCGACATCG ATCCACTATTTGTTACCATGACCAGGACACATGTCATTACTGCTTCCAAAGAAGCTTTCTATCTGTGGCAATACAGAGTGGCAAAGAAACTGACCGCTCTGGAGATCAACCAAGTGACCAGAACCAAGAAAGGCGGCAGGGAGAG GTTCTATCACATCGACAGCAGTCCATCTGGAGGCAACGATGATGATCCAGATATTTCAAATACCTTTGCA ACAACTCGAGATCCCATCTGCTGCATTACAGCAACAGATAAAACCCTGATAGTG GGCCGTGAGTCCGGTATCATCCAGAGATACACCCTTCCAAATGTAGCCCTCGTCCAGAAGTATTCCTCAAACAGCCGAGCTCATTATCTATCTCTAAACTGCAACTCCAG TCGTCTCGCCATAATTGACATCTCGGGCTTGCTGACTTTGTTGGACTTGGAAGTTCGTCCTGCCGGAAGCGAAGGGACAGGAGACCAGGCCGCTGCAGGAGATCCGTCCAAGTTTGAGCGTAAAGATGTCTGGGACTTGAAGTGGGCAAATGACAATCCGGATTTGTTTGCCGTGATGGAGAAAACCAGGATGTACGTGTTCAGGAACCTTGACCCAGAA GAGCCCATTCAAACCTCTGGGTACATCTGCAACTTTGAGGATCTggaaatcaaatcagttttgcTTGATGAGATTATGAAG AATCCAGAGCGGCCAAATAAAGACAACCTCTTTAACTTTGAAATCCGCTCCCTGAGAGACAGCAGAGCACTGATTGAGAAAGTGGGAATTGAAGACGCTTCACAGTTCATTGAAGACAATCCTCACCCAAGACTCTG GCATCTGCTGGCCGAGGCAGCCCTACAAAAACTTGATCTGAAGACAGCCGAGGAGGCGTTTGTCCGCTGCAAAGACTACCCGGGCATTCAGTTTGTCAAGCGCCTGGGCAACCTGCAGAGCGAGCCCATGAAACAAGCCGAAGTGGCTGCCTACTTTGGCAGATTTGAGGAAGCTGAAAGCATGTACCTGAATATGGATCGGAG AGATCTCGCCATCAACCTAAGGATCAAGCTGGGAGACTGGTTCAAGGTTCTGCAGCTTCTTGACACAGGCTCTGGATACTCAGATGACGCTCTGCTTGCTCAAGCTAATAATGGCATTGGAGATTACTTTGCTGACAGACAGAAGTG GGTGAAGGCAGTCCCATACTACCTTAAGGGGCGTAACCAAGAGAGGCTGGCAGATTGTTACTACAAGTTGGAGGACTATAATGGCCTTGAGCTGCTAGCTGCAGACCTCCCAGAAAATCATAAACTATTACCG GAAATCGGAGAGATGTTTGCCACAGTGGGGATGTGTGAACAGGCTGTGAAGGCCTACTTAAAGTCCAACCAGCCAAAAGCAGCGGTGGACACATGCGTCCATCTGAACCAG TGGAACAAAGCCGTGGAACTGGCAAGAACTCACAACATGAAGGAGATAAAATCTCTCCTTTCCAAATATGCCTCTCATCTTctagaggaaaataaaactctaGAAGCAGTGGAACTTTATCGGAAAGCTCACCACTTTCTTGATGCAGCCAAACTCATGTTTAAG ATAGCGGACAAGGAGGCGAAGAAAATGAGTCGACCTCTGCGGGTGAAGAAGCTTTACGTTCTGGCAGCTCAGCTTGTTGAGGACTACCATGAGCAGATGAAGGCGTCCCAGCAGATCAAAGCCAAAGGAAAGAAGTCAGAG GCAACATTCGCACTTGCTGGCCTTCTTGAGGAAGATGCAACGTCATCAGACAATCGCATCATTGACAGCGCCTGGCGCGGAGCTGAAGCGTATCACTTCTTCCTGCTCGCTCAGAGGCAGCTCCATGCAGGCTACCCAGAGAACGCCACACGCACAG CCCTTCATCTTCGTGAGTACGAGGACATCATCCCCGCTGTTGAGATCTATTCCCTGTTGGCTCTGTGTTCTGCAGCGAACCGGTCCTTTGGCACCTGCTCAAAGGCCTTCATCAAGCTGGAATCTCTGGAGAGTCTcagctctgagcagcagcagctctacgaGGATTTGGCCCTGCAGATTTTCACCAAATATCCCCCAAAGGACAGCCGCGTGGTGGAGGCCCAGGGCTCTTCAGAGGG aGCTGAGGGAAAACTGCCCACATGCATCGTGACCGGCCGCCCTATCCAGGAGTACCAGTTTTGGATGTGCAGTGTGTGTAAACACTGTGCAGTGGAACAGGAGATCAGTAAATATAACTGTTGCCCgctgtgccacagtgcagtagTGTAA